One Streptomyces sp. L2 genomic window carries:
- a CDS encoding DEAD/DEAH box helicase, giving the protein MSLTYTAGSLVAARGREWVVLPESAPGMLVLRPLGGSEDDIAAVFPSFEEVRPAEFAAPSPDDLGDQRAAGLLRTALRIGFRSGAGPFRSLASIAVEPRAYQLVPLLMALRQRTVRLLISDDVGIGKTVEAGLIAKELLAQGEATRLGVLCSPALAEQWQGELREKFGIDAELVLASTVSRLERDLELGQSLFDRHPFTIISTDFIKSTRHREDFVKHCPDLVIVDEAHTCVAADDPAQGGASSAGQLRYELLRRVSADADRHLLLLTATPHSGKESAFRNLLGLVRPELATLDLETPAGRARLAEHFVARKRADVRDYLTREDGLADDSLAERTAFPSDRWTKDEPYKLTPAYRALLDDAIAYARDRVEAAGEQGRREARVAWWSVIALLRSMVSSPAAAAQTLKTRSESAAARTAHEADLLGAPVAADSADTDRLEGMDVAPGAAESEDAGARLLELAERAGQLTGPAEDAKLKALTRHLKHLIAEGYHPIVFCRYIPTAEYLAEQLDGKLGKKTKIAAVTGTLSPQQRLERIEQLAVEAAEEGDPAVRRVLIATDCLSEGVNLQHHFDAVVHYDLAWNPTRHDQREGRVDRYGQKRDQVRVITMYGEDNGIDGKVLEVLFKKHRQIKKDLGISVSVPDETASGVTDAVVEWLLLHGRQGSQESLFEMDGHQESLDRIEREWSSAAEREKTSRSKYAQRAIHPEEVAREVAAVRAALGGADEVCGFALEALRDLDALVRDPHGGGDFTARVGGTPAGLRDALAAVLGNRLVEEDREIPFRATPAIARGEAALVRTDPAIGAVASYVLDSALDVNALGPRPARRCGVVTTDAVTTLTTLLLVRYRFHLTLPSRTGERQLVAEDARLLAYEGLPARARWLDDDSATALLAARATANTHELAARRAISRALDGLPGLADHLTEYGTRLAAELDASHRRVRKANEEIVRGLKVVPQEPADVLGVYVYVPPQPVSPAAPASTVSGAEA; this is encoded by the coding sequence ATGAGCCTCACGTACACGGCCGGTTCGCTCGTCGCCGCCCGCGGCCGGGAATGGGTGGTGCTGCCCGAGAGCGCCCCCGGCATGCTGGTGCTGCGCCCGCTGGGCGGGAGCGAGGACGACATCGCGGCCGTCTTCCCCTCGTTCGAGGAGGTGCGCCCCGCCGAGTTCGCCGCGCCGAGCCCCGACGACCTGGGCGACCAGCGCGCCGCCGGTCTGCTGCGCACCGCGCTGCGCATCGGGTTCCGCTCGGGCGCGGGCCCGTTCCGCTCGCTGGCGTCGATCGCCGTGGAGCCCCGCGCCTACCAGCTGGTGCCGCTGCTGATGGCGCTGCGGCAGCGCACCGTACGGCTGCTGATCTCCGACGACGTCGGCATCGGCAAGACGGTCGAGGCGGGTCTGATCGCCAAGGAGCTGCTCGCGCAGGGCGAGGCGACCCGGTTGGGCGTGCTGTGCTCCCCGGCGCTGGCCGAGCAGTGGCAGGGTGAGCTGCGGGAGAAGTTCGGCATCGACGCCGAACTGGTCCTGGCCTCCACGGTGTCACGTCTGGAGCGCGATCTGGAGCTGGGCCAGTCCCTGTTCGACAGGCACCCGTTCACGATCATCTCGACGGACTTCATCAAGTCGACCCGGCACCGCGAGGACTTCGTCAAGCACTGCCCGGACCTGGTGATCGTCGACGAGGCGCACACCTGTGTGGCCGCCGACGACCCCGCGCAGGGCGGCGCGTCCTCCGCCGGCCAGCTCCGCTACGAGCTGCTGCGCAGGGTCTCCGCCGACGCCGACCGCCATCTGCTGCTGCTCACGGCGACCCCGCACTCCGGCAAGGAGTCCGCGTTCCGCAACCTCCTCGGCCTGGTGCGGCCCGAGCTGGCCACGCTGGACCTGGAGACGCCGGCCGGGCGGGCCAGGCTCGCCGAGCACTTCGTGGCCCGCAAACGCGCCGACGTCCGCGACTATCTGACCCGGGAGGACGGCCTCGCCGACGACTCCCTGGCCGAGCGGACCGCGTTCCCCTCCGACCGCTGGACGAAGGACGAGCCGTACAAGCTGACGCCCGCCTACCGGGCGCTGCTCGACGACGCCATCGCCTACGCCCGCGACCGCGTCGAGGCGGCCGGCGAGCAGGGCCGGCGGGAGGCCAGGGTCGCCTGGTGGTCGGTGATCGCGCTGCTGCGTTCCATGGTGTCCTCCCCGGCCGCCGCCGCGCAGACCCTGAAGACGCGCTCCGAGTCCGCCGCCGCCCGCACCGCGCACGAGGCGGACCTGCTCGGCGCCCCGGTGGCCGCCGACTCGGCCGACACCGACCGGCTGGAGGGCATGGACGTCGCGCCGGGCGCCGCCGAGTCGGAGGACGCGGGCGCCCGCCTGCTCGAACTCGCCGAGCGGGCCGGTCAGTTGACCGGACCCGCGGAGGACGCGAAGCTGAAGGCGCTGACCCGGCACCTGAAGCACCTGATCGCCGAGGGCTACCACCCGATCGTCTTCTGCCGCTACATCCCGACCGCCGAGTATCTCGCCGAGCAGCTCGACGGCAAGCTCGGCAAGAAGACGAAGATCGCCGCCGTGACGGGCACGCTCTCCCCGCAGCAGCGCCTGGAGCGCATCGAGCAGCTCGCCGTGGAGGCCGCGGAGGAGGGCGACCCGGCCGTCCGCCGCGTCCTGATCGCCACCGACTGCCTCTCGGAGGGCGTGAACCTCCAGCACCACTTCGACGCCGTCGTCCACTACGACCTCGCCTGGAACCCGACCCGCCACGACCAGCGGGAGGGCCGGGTCGACCGCTACGGGCAGAAGCGCGACCAGGTCCGTGTCATCACCATGTATGGCGAGGACAACGGTATCGACGGCAAGGTCCTGGAGGTGCTGTTCAAGAAGCACCGGCAGATCAAGAAGGACCTGGGCATCTCCGTCTCGGTGCCCGACGAGACCGCCTCCGGCGTGACCGACGCCGTGGTGGAGTGGCTGCTGCTGCACGGCCGGCAGGGCAGCCAGGAGAGCCTGTTCGAGATGGACGGGCACCAGGAGTCCCTGGACCGGATCGAGCGGGAGTGGAGTTCGGCGGCCGAGCGGGAGAAGACGTCCCGTTCCAAGTACGCGCAGCGGGCCATCCACCCGGAGGAGGTGGCCCGCGAGGTCGCCGCCGTACGGGCCGCGCTGGGCGGCGCGGACGAGGTCTGCGGCTTCGCCCTGGAGGCGCTGCGCGACCTGGACGCCCTGGTCCGCGACCCGCACGGCGGCGGCGACTTCACCGCGCGGGTCGGCGGCACCCCGGCCGGTCTGCGGGACGCGCTGGCAGCCGTCCTCGGCAACCGGCTGGTGGAGGAGGACCGCGAGATCCCGTTCCGCGCCACCCCTGCGATCGCGCGCGGCGAGGCCGCCCTGGTCCGCACCGACCCGGCGATCGGCGCCGTCGCGTCCTACGTCCTGGACTCGGCGCTGGACGTGAACGCGCTCGGCCCCCGCCCGGCCCGCCGCTGCGGCGTGGTCACCACGGACGCGGTCACCACCCTCACCACGCTGCTCCTGGTCCGCTACCGCTTCCACCTCACCCTGCCGTCCCGCACCGGCGAGCGGCAGCTGGTCGCGGAGGACGCCCGCCTGCTCGCCTACGAGGGCCTGCCCGCGCGCGCCCGCTGGCTCGACGACGACTCGGCTACGGCGCTCCTCGCGGCCCGCGCCACCGCCAACACCCATGAGCTGGCCGCCCGCAGGGCCATCTCCCGCGCCCTGGACGGCCTGCCGGGCCTCGCCGACCATCTCACCGAGTACGGCACCCGCCTGGCCGCCGAACTCGACGCCTCGCACCGCAGGGTCCGCAAGGCCAACGAGGAGATCGTCCGCGGCCTGAAGGTCGTCCCGCAGGAACCGGCCGACGTCCTCGGCGTGTACGTGTACGTGCCGCCGCAGCCCGTCTCCCCCGCCGCGCCCGCCTCTACCGTGTCCGGAGCCGAAGCCTGA